The following is a genomic window from Calliphora vicina chromosome 5, idCalVici1.1, whole genome shotgun sequence.
aatatttgctgaTAAAATATGACTTAAGAAtaagagaaatttttaaaattagcagagttaataggtctgttcatttactttcccagtaaatatttacaacgacagaataaaatcaaaatttacaaaattactctcttaaattctcaaaaatttgtaaaaagtaaatgaacgcttttccaataacaattgttttatacgcacaatttccttattttattccttttaaaatgtataaatactcacatattcttcaattttattgaaaattcttttttttttgacattttttaaaaaaaaaattttccaaaataatttttaattttttttaaaaaagttttttttaatttaaaaaaaaaattttgaaaaaataatttatgacaaaaaaattttttggatgaaaaaaaatcgggttgaaaaatatttttcccgattttgacccattgtaggtccaacttactatatccttatatacatcgttgcaatggactttgaaatatctatcattagatatccatattgtccttatatctcaattataatatttctgggccgattttgtcgattttaaatagcaaccgaaacggaagaattcccgatatattgatgtatgaatctcatatatgtaagttatttgggggctatggaaaattgatttcaacatacagacggacatggctatatcgactttgttgtctataacgatccagaatatatacatatactttgtggggtcgcaaatgaaaaatgtagaaattacaaacggaatgacaaatacccttgccactcatggcgaaggaaATAAATATCAGAGAAGTATGATCAATAAAATCCGTTGATATTTTCGAAAGATGCGGAgcgtaaatatttttcacacaCTATAGCTCCGTCTGTTTTTAAAACTTATACCTCCAAACaccatattttgaaactcaaatttttttaaaatatctgaccattagtttttaatttccaaatttattatcatttattttGCGATCGACTCCACTGTGCAGTGTTTAATTGTCATGAATGACCGGAATATACTATTTTCGTGAGTCGGTCTAATACATTCCACACCGTAATTTCAAAAGTTCAAgtactaaatatataaatattgtgaTGAAAGgaataacaaaaaactttaatacaGCTTACAAAAGGATTGCAGCCATAACATGTTAAtactattaaatttataataatttagaaaaatcacAAATGACCACAAAACACTTAAACAAATTAAGTAATTAAAttgttgcaacaaaaaaaaataccactAAAACTGTCATTATCGCATGTTTTGTAAACCACAAACACTCTTAatcaaaattcaattataatattaaaaaatcacaaaatattcTTCATTCATAATGTTCAACTCGAATAGTTTAATTATTCTACTTGTTTGTACAAGTCAAATAAACGGAAACTTATTGCGATATTATaattatgttgaaaaaatacaagaacatttaaatttttaccaaaCAATTTTGCATGAAATCAAAATGGAAAATAGCTATGATTCGGTGATAGTAGCAGTGCAGCCACATTTTCTAAAAGATGAAAAACTTCAGAAAGTTTTCGAAATTAAGGAACCTAAAATTATAGTTGATAAAAACTtcaatagtttttactttaaaagACATTTTAATAGCGAAATAATGGCTGTGATTATAATGGAACATAATTTTGATCTACAACTTTGGAGCTCTTTATCCAACACTTTGAATTTTATGCGTCaaataagaattttaataatttgtgtaAATGTATCCAACAATAAACAGCTACAAAGCGATGTTTTAAGAGCATGTGAACAATACCATCAAAACAATGTAATTTTACATCTGCTAAATACTTCTCAAGATACAATATCTCAAGAATATTGGCAACTAAAACCATTCCCTAATTATCACTTTCAAAATCGAATGTTCgacaataaaaatatagttttatatcCCAAACATTGGCACGATATGAAAGGTAAAACATTATTAACTCTGCCCGATCAAATTCAACCTCGTtcttttttgtggaaaaatgaTAAAAACCAACTGCAGCTAAGCGGCTTTACCGCCAAATGCGTACAATTATTTGCTGATAAATATAATGCCACTTTGAAAATGTCCCTGCCACTAAAAGTTAATGAAATCATACATTTAAGTATTATTACCAATATGACTCAACAGGGTCAACTGGACATACCCATGAGTTTGGATTCATCATTTACTGGAGATAAATGGTTGTTCATGTCGTATCCTTTAGAAATAGGCAAATGGATGATCATGAGTCCCTGTGCAGAGACAATCGAAACTAATCAAGTATTTAAATTGCTTTTTACACCACAATTGTTTGCGATCATTTCAACATTTTCCATACTATTCTCTCTACTACTCAGtctaattgaaaaattgtttcacAATCACAGCaactgtttaaatattttcataagtGATAAAGTCATACCGGGCATACTGGCACAATCGTTTGTATTACATAAATCCTCTAACTATAGCATGCGAATCGTTTATgtcttaattttcatatttggtTTAATGATGAGCACCAACTTTTCCGCCCACTTGAAAACTCTCATTACTAGTCCACCCTTACAAAAGCAACCAAAAACCTTTGATGAATTTCGTGCTGCTGGCAAGAAGATACTGCTGGACATATTGGACAAGAAGAATCTGGATAACTACATTATGGAAAAAATGGAGGGTGCCATAAAGTACACCCACAACACTACATTGTTTCAGAAATATCGGCAAAACTTCAACACTACCTATAGCTATGCAGTTACCGCTGGACTTTGgaatatttttaccaaaaaacagGAATTTCTTacccataaaatattttgttcatcGGAAAATATGTTTATCATGGACTTGCTAATGCTCGGCATACCTTTGCAGAAGCATTCAATGTACAAAGAACCCTTGGATCAGCTGATACATCGTATACACTCGGTGGGTTTGTTCTCTGTCTGGCAATCTCAAACTTTTTACGACATGATGCGATTGGGAAATATCACAATAAAAGATACTAGTAAGATAAGATTCCACAAAGATCTGTCAGAGAATGATTTATTATTCGTTTGGTTCATTTTATTGCTTGGTCTCAGCAGTAGTTGTATTATCTTCCTCTTGGAAGTTTTAGGTACTCTAgttatgaaaatgtttaaaaataaatgtaaatataaatataatacataataataaaaagtaaatatacTAAATGCAgttgttataatttaaattaaaaatttgtatgaactCAGCTTTCGAAAGGAAAGATGGATTTAATTgtatcaatatatttttacgaAATTCCACAATCAATTTGAATCTAACGGTCTGTAAtgactgcttgcaacattcatcatgtttataaacatttccagtgCTCGAAACTTATACTTATACCAAcaagctgttattaacattttttgtaagtataacaacattaactgttaatgCTGGTAACATTAACatagctgctaaaagctctggaaatagaacattctagttttgtccattAGAGAGATAATTCATTAAACTACTACAATATGgcactgtatatataaatagtaacacaAAATTGCAGTCAgtcagtttatcataggcgctgttagaattaacatcaattgcattaccagtgtattaaaagagagtgacaGAGATTTAAATGattgtgttaatttaaataaataaagagttctAAAAAGGTTTAAACTGttgatcgcttttatttgcaatcaagaGAATTAgggttatttaaaggaaataaaccaccgtttcaAAAGGcgtaacaatatattgcatACTAGCATATTacccgctacttcgttagcatatattttaatattaaagtaaAAGTATACCAatgtacaattaaaaaatatgctgttTATGTAGCATGAAACATCTTAagataccaaattattttattagcgAATAACGTTtgtacataattttcaaaatatttaatcttCCTATTCCATctgatttctatttaatttttccaggtccattattataaaaaattaaaaaactaccattaaaataaagaaaaagtaccataaaccCCCACATTTGGATTTCCACTCGGTCAGGTACATATGTATggggagccgcagaacaaaaggtactttttcgaatttttttacaaattgattttttggtatttttataatatttgtgttgaaatcctctagaaaaaatcaattttccaaaatttttaaattttcaaaaaagtacttttgttctgcggctcctcatatatgcttaattttatgtttataggtccattattatagaaaattcaaaaaagtacaattagaataaaagtaccatgaagtatccccttGATTTTTCACTCACATTGGACtatatacgattaatttcatatttctatgtacattattacaaaaaataccaTTAGAATGTAGAGaaggtaccaaaaagcccaaatttgtggtttcccactcactcgggtccaaaTAAGCTTTACTTCAAGTTtataggttcattggtgaagaaattacaaaaaatttgattcgaataaagaaaaagtaccaaaaagtcttccactagaattctcactcacttagggccgtatatgcttaatttaatttttcgaagtccattgttatagaaaattccaaaaagtacgaagtATCTGCTTGAATTTTTACTTACTTAGGACCACATAcgtttaatttcataattctaggtccattgttaaagaatattcaaaaagtgccattagaaaaacaaaaaaagtacctatagttcagttctcatattttggtacctaaatattatcaaCTATTCCTAactctaacttcactcagataaatatcagctaactttaatgtcgataagtgaaataatttaaaatattaaaaaagtaccattacaaGAAAAGTACCCTTTTCAAgtgggaaatttaaaaattctccaTTGTGcctaaattgtttatgctaaaCACATGTTTCatacgattaaaatctgtgttaatgtacccaagaaaaattatgttttaaaaaaagtaccaaactgtttacccgaatttggccaatatacaccttggcactgttagttaatttttgtatgaatccaggaaccaatgttaaaaattttatccaaattaataatttgaaataaaatacattttcccgtttttacctttggtacttttttatcccTAAAAaccaaaagtaccaaaaataaacataatttatatcccttaactgttcgaatttccaaaaagtaccaaatttatcgataagtaagaatgcgatttaaaattagtttctatgtttattgggttaaaagatacatatggtgccaaaaaagtaccaaaatacagtttttaaccattttttctcctaaagaaaaaagtaacatgcaattttaagtttttttgtatctttattagttttgaagatataaggttaccgaatttacccttttttaccccctaaacgttctaATTTCCAAAAACCCTTCTTAGTGTATCGTTTTGGAGAGGGAAGAAtgcagttaaaatttcatgattctgtgcgatgatgaatcagatagtcagtcagtaacgttactattttatatatagaagataagTTCTAGATTTGTATAACCACTACCAAAAACATGAAGGGTATATAGATTTGTCATTccattttgtatacatatgtatatgcataTTCTGTgtccttaaataaaaaattaagacgatctagctatgtccgtccgtctatcTGGAAAGGATCTAGGCAGATGAAATGTTCCCCAAATATTGatctgaaatgtttgttatttccaGAGGATCTATAAAATTTGGCTTAAatagttattaaacattttgttcGTATTGTTACAACTACAATACATAATTTGTTCCCGATCACATTTATATGcataaatggaaattaaccaccgaaatttaataaaaaatataaaactaacgaAATCGGTTGAATGTTTTAATAACGTCTTATATTGGTTCAGCACAGCCGAAAACAACAACCTTACTTGTTTGTATTGAATATCAGTGAAATCGGTtcataatgtttattttttaattagaacATTTATTTGATCTCTTAATTATGAATAAGTAGGTTAATGTTTAGTAGAtattcaggcctgtcacacattttgttcggaatggtttcaattccgtagtttttaatccgatcgatttcgttttaggttctttagattccgtgtaattcttaaaaaataattctgtataactgattttaatttaatagcgttttttatattaaagcaaatctgtagtttttggtacagaagttgattaaaaatttttgaaaaacaaatatcaattccactttgaaaacagAAAGTgttttcattccgaaagaaattttcgtttcaCTTTTACTGAATAAGCGAAATACGGAGATAATTCCATTTTCGATCttaattctgtgacaggcctgacaattttaaaaactttacaaaatattaattcacCTACAAACACTAGTGCTGAAAACAAAATGCAGGCGGCATACAAAATCCATATCCACAAAAAATCCATCAAAACTAGAGCTTCTCCAAATTGATCAGCAACACTTAAATCTTTAAAAGAGGACAGCTTCAGGCGTATCATCAGTAAGAAGTTATTATCCACCCAGTGGGCTAAAAGACCCGTATCCCGAACGTCTAATAGATGTTGATTGAACTGGTTTCTGTATGGCAAACCAGGTCGCATTGGAATAGTCAGCAGAACCAAATTGTGCAGACACAATTGGGATGAAtagtaaaacaattttctttgaaaGAGTTTCTGGCGTTCGTTAAATGCCAACCAGCGAGTATAAGATACCGGATAAATGTAGCGTGTGTCCATGTTGCGACGTATTTTCAGCAATCTATCAAAATCGTATACTTTAACAAATAGTTCACGATGCTTCTCTAGTATTTCTGGATATATAAATGCTGCATCTCGAGCATCTATCAATATTTTGTAGTTATTTCTGCGTATATCCTCATAAGTTTCCATGCGTTTTTCAAGGGGCGGATGGACTAGATGGGACTGCAAGTAGGCTTGATAGCTGGTGGAAATCAGAATACTAGTGTAGCACAGCAGAAAGCAAATGTATTTCATAAACAATGAGTTTTTCTTCGGCATCACAAAAGATTGTCCCAACATGCCGCGAATGCTTTTATCGTTTAACAGTATATTGGCCACGTTCAAACGGGTTATTTTGTTGTGTTGTCCGATATTAAGCAGTAGGCCGTATATGACGAAATAGCTGAGTATAATGAGCATGGCTTTTAGTTCAATTAGCTCAAAAAATACTAAGAAGGTTGGTCGTATACGAGGCAATGGTATCATATAGCAGTATTCCATTAACTCCACGGGATAAGAAAATGTTCCAGAAGCGATGTCCGTTTGAAAAGGCACTGCGCTAGCAGCTATATCCAGTAAtcctttaaatgttttattaatcaatatttcataaaacacTGTTACACCCATACCACCAGCTGCTGGAGGCACTACTACCAAAGTAGCATTATATCTTTCGGCAAAAGTATTCAAGAAATTTGCCACAAATCCAGTGACTTTCAATTCACCAACATCATTATAATATAATAGACTGCGTGGTGGCAGTTGATCAGATTCAGTAATAATCGGCAGACCCTGCATATTGAGAAATGGATTAGCTAATAGTTCACGGCTGACTATTTCTAAATGCTTTtgtaaattacaattaaaataagTCTCTTTTTCAGCTACAGATTGTggtgtaattattaaattttgaaaataaccaTTCTTGTTAATACTGGAACATAATTTGCGAATTTCCGCTATTTTCTCCACCTCCTTAAATGTTTGATACCAAATGATATGTGGCACATACTGATACACTGTATTGAAAATGTCCAATTGATTCAAATACTCCGCTGAGCAAgcaagtaaaataaatttattcgaatgcTGCTGTTGTACGAAATGTTGTTGGCTCAAATTGGACAGTAAAATGATGGGCTCATCTAAATGACCAATCGAATCTTCAAATAAACACGCACTTTTCTTTTGCACATCCTTCACAATGACTACATATTCATATGGAAATTCGTATCGTATTTTCTTCAACAAATGCACCAGTTGCTTTACTAGATTTTCCCCACGATTTTCATTGAGTACAACTGTTTGCAAGAGTCCATGGCAAGTATAGAACGCAAAAATTCCCACATAGAGAATATAGGTTTTATTCCTATTCA
Proteins encoded in this region:
- the LOC135961535 gene encoding uncharacterized protein LOC135961535, with translation MENSYDSVIVAVQPHFLKDEKLQKVFEIKEPKIIVDKNFNSFYFKRHFNSEIMAVIIMEHNFDLQLWSSLSNTLNFMRQIRILIICVNVSNNKQLQSDVLRACEQYHQNNVILHLLNTSQDTISQEYWQLKPFPNYHFQNRMFDNKNIVLYPKHWHDMKGKTLLTLPDQIQPRSFLWKNDKNQLQLSGFTAKCVQLFADKYNATLKMSLPLKVNEIIHLSIITNMTQQGQLDIPMSLDSSFTGDKWLFMSYPLEIGKWMIMSPCAETIETNQVFKLLFTPQLFAIISTFSILFSLLLSLIEKLFHNHSNCLNIFISDKVIPGILAQSFVLHKSSNYSMRIVYVLIFIFGLMMSTNFSAHLKTLITSPPLQKQPKTFDEFRAAGKKILLDILDKKNLDNYIMEKMEGAIKYTHNTTLFQKYRQNFNTTYSYAVTAGLWNIFTKKQEFLTHKIFCSSENMFIMDLLMLGIPLQKHSMYKEPLDQLIHRIHSVGLFSVWQSQTFYDMMRLGNITIKDTSKIRFHKDLSENDLLFVWFILLLGLSSSCIIFLLEVLGTLVMKMFKNKCKYKYNT